The following are encoded in a window of Panicum virgatum strain AP13 chromosome 5N, P.virgatum_v5, whole genome shotgun sequence genomic DNA:
- the LOC120675117 gene encoding uncharacterized protein LOC120675117: MAAVAANKKPTGADGIEALPEELLFEVFSRVGSIRDLFMFAVTCRRWLHRFTDPAFLRGICPGPGQGHRSRLLGFFSQPTRFVRCERMMKMRTTQRTSVSAPTFRPVPGSPLGRTDRALTSLVADDDGTFNYAEPLAARRGVVLMRLVPRTFVLHGIADTRRHLLFGLCNPLTGERHVFPPTCFGHYVACGYAIVTAADGDLDAEQRSPPPSSGRSTFSQLLLMVYLSGNYSKRYLQSYSAATGTWSAPAMCLDGRRFELAGESSAAVHRGAAHWLCIDHAARALEPWDDHYLYRLSAELGGTARVSLTRLPIRAGGKPHLCVGGDGKLSVACVYPVHVTVWTQQDGDGDDGGEAWLRTRVIRMPAAVPDPNGLQRDEEWFELSRGSMLVLYRGGGAFVVDLGKGVMEKVMDCSPRQFIDRLYHRYVPYEMDLVEFFVSCLGRWSCTRLRS; this comes from the coding sequence atggcggcggtggcggctaaCAAGAAACCGACAGGCGCAGACGGCATCGAGGCCTTACCGGAGGAACTCCTCTTCGAGGTCTTCTCCCGCGTGGGCAGCATCAGAGACCTCTTCATGTTCGCCGTGACATGCCGGCGGTGGCTGCACCGCTTCACCGACCCGGCCTTCCTCCGCGGGATCTGTCCGGGCCCCGGCCAGGGGCACCGCTCGCGCCTCCTCGGCTTCTTCTCCCAGCCGACAAGATTCGTGCGCTGTGAAAGGATGATGAAGATGCGGACGACCCAGCGCACCTCCGTCTCCGCGCCCACGTTCCGGCCGGTGCCGGGGTCGCCGCTTGGCCGCACGGATCGTGCCCTCACCTCCTtagtcgccgacgacgacggcacaTTCAACTACGCCGAGCCCCtggcggcgcgccgcggcgtcgTCCTGATGCGGCTCGTGCCCCGGACCTTCGTCCTCCACGGGATTGCAGACACCAGGAGGCACCTCCTCTTCGGCCTCTGCAACCCTCTCACCGGCGAACGCCACGTTTTCCCGCCCACCTGCTTCGGTCACTACGTGGCGTGCGGCTACGCCATCGTCACGGCCGCCGACGGCGACCTCGACGCGGAGCAGCGGTCGCCACCGCCGTCGTCAGGGCGCTCCACGTTCTCGCAGCTGCTCCTCATGGTCTATCTAAGTGGTAACTACTCCAAGCGGTACCTCCAGTCGTACTCCGCCGCCACGGGCACCTGGAGCGCACCCGCCATGTGCCTGGACGGCCGCCGCTTCGAGCTGGCGGGCgagagctccgccgccgttcACCGGGGCGCGGCGCACTGGCTGTGCATCGATCACGCGGCCAGAGCGCTCGAGCCATGGGATGATCATTACCTGTACAGGCTCAGCGCGGAGCTGGGCGGCACGGCGCGCGTCTCCCTGACAAGGCTCCCCATCCGCGCCGGAGGCAAGCCGCACCTCTGCGTCGGCGGAGACGGCAAGCTCTCGGTCGCCTGCGTGTACCCCGTGCACGTGACCGTCTGGACCCAGCAAGACGGGGACGGGGACGACGGAGGCGAGGCGTGGCTCCGCACTCGGGTGATCCGGATGCCAGCGGCCGTGCCGGACCCGAACGGGCTCCAGCGCGACGAGGAGTGGTTCGAGTTGAGCAGGGGATCGATGCTCGTGCtgtacaggggcggcggcgccttcgTCGTCGACCTCGGCAAGGGGGTGATGGAGAAGGTCATGGACTGCTCCCCGCGCCAGTTCATCGACAGGTTGTACCATAGGTACGTGCCGTACGAGATGGACTTGGTGGAGTTCTTCGTGTCCTGTCTCGGTCGGTGGTCGTGTACTCGATTGCGTTCCTGA